TCGCTCTGAGCCGGAGTGGTGCGTGAGAACCCTAGCGCGAACAACGATGCAGCAGCTGAGgctcaagcagcagcagcaggcttTGATGCAGCAAGCCCTCCTactccagcagcagcagcagtcccTCTACCCGCACCCTGGCCTCTTGGCTGCTCCTCAGGTCTCCTCCCACTCGCCTCCCGCGACTACCCTTTGTCGAATCGTTCGCGGACTCTTGAAAATCTCATTTTTGTGGTAGTTCGTAGTTTCTGTTCCTCGATCAAGGTTTTATTTTCTGTTTGTTTCTTGTGGGTGATGTGTATTTTATGGTGGAAGTCAGGGTTCTTTGGTGTTGGATCGCGAAACTAGGGTTTCTTATAGTCGGGTTACGAAATTGAAGTTTTTTATGTTGTTTGTTGTTTCCTCCTCTGCGGCTTCTTAGTAAGTTTATGCGGCAATTTAAAAGTCAGGGATTTCGTGGTCGTTTTCTTTAACTCTATTTCTTTTACACTTGtctgaaattttaattttttttattcttgggaTTGCTCCGATGGCTTTCGTCGTTGTTGATTGAACCTAGCAATGGCTAGTTCTGGGCTTATACACCTTTAATCAATCTTCTTATCATCGTTAAGTAGCTGTTGCTTGGttttctttcttgattctttttgGAGGTTGTCCCTTCTTGAATTTGTTCCAGAAAATTGTATCAAGTTTTTAAAGCCTTTTTCTTAGAGATTCAGTAGGGTTTTTTGGGAAAGTTATTAGCGAAGAGCTCGATTATGATGTTCAAGCGATACTTCAAGAATCTATCACTTTACCAGTTTCAGTTAGCCTTGCCACTCATCTTAAACTTTTTTCTTCCTTTGGCTGACTTTATATTTCGAAATCGCTTTGTTGTAGGTTAGTGAGTAGAGTTCTGTACAGATCCCTACTATACAAATTTGGTTCTTCTTATTGTGCAAACTTAATTGTGAGGTAGCATTTGGAGATTGTTGTTAGGACTTGGTTTTACTTCTTTCTGATCTACCTTAGCTTGTTTTCGATGGAATTTTCTGAGATATCATAGTCATGTAATAGGCTTAGGATTGCTTTAGTTTTATTTGTTTATGGGGGctatttttattttccttttcatttACACTTCTATTTTGCAGATAGAGCCTATTCTAAGTGGGAATCTGCCTCCTGGGTTTGATCCAAGCACATGTCGCAGTGTGTGAGTGTCACTAGGGATTTCTCTTCGCTTTTCCTGTATTTTTTCCCTTTTTGCCTACACGTTGGTGCCTCTAtgcatagttatatatatatgtgtatatatatgtgtatatatatgtatatatgtgtatatacatacatgtatatatacatatgtatatatgtatgtatatatatacatatgtatatatatatatatacatatatacatatatatacatatatacatatatatacatatatatatacatatatacatatatatatatatacatatatatatatatatatatacatatatatatatatatatatacatatatatatatatatatatatacatatatatatatatatatatatatatatatttgtgcatAGTGGGGGTTTCCATTTCTCTTTTAATTTGTTTTGTTATTGTAGTTATGCGGATTTTCATTATCATCTTGAATCCAACCTTCTGTTATATACTGTATATTCATAACCATGAGGCTGGTTTTGTTCAAGTTGTTTTTTAAAATGTTTCGTTTATGTGAATTTAGACTGCCAGAGCCCTGAATCACTACAATTGGCCGTGTGATAAAGATGCTGAAAATCTGTCGTTGCAATTGTTGTTTTGATTGTCTTCATAtggtgatttatttttaatttttttcctgcATTATTCTTCTATGAAAATGCAGGTACGTAGGCAATGTTCATCTTCAAGTTACTGAACCCCTTCTTCAAGAAGTTTTCCAAAGTACTGGTCTTGTTGAGGGATGCAAGCTTATTAGGAAAGAGAAGGTCAGTTACTCCTGCTATTTAGTGGAAGTGCTGTGATTCTTTGTATTTTGATTTCAGTATTAACATTGGTGTTAATATATTAGAATCATTAGATATATGCAGCTTCATAATACATTGTTTTTAAATTGGTTTCAAAAGGCCCTTAATATTTTGGTTATTTTACTAATGGTAATACGTACTAACTATGGTGATATTAGGAATTATCAGGAGACTGatctttttttctaaattatcttGTGCATATTATAAAATGTCTTATTATTTGTTATCCTCTCCTTCGTCCCTACCAAGTTGTGTAgctttgaataaaaatattttactaagaAGGAGGGAAAAAGTCTTTTAATTAGACCTTCTTTTTGTATTGGATGACCATTTCTACGGGGGAGAACATGATGCTGGTTGGTTCTGGGTGTTTTTTGTGTTTACAATTCTCATTTTGATAACGTTTGATGTCAAAATGATGTTCTTCTGCCTGCCTGCATTATATGTCTGTAGCAGCTTACAAGTTGAAAAATATTGCACATTTAATCTTATAGCAGAATTTGATCTGCCATTTGCATACATATAGTGGTTTCCATACTTTAATTAATCTGATCGGCCCAGAGTTTTCTTTAACAATCCTAGTACCTTTGCAGGAATAAAGCATTCCCCAAGATTTGCCTTTTTGGTTACAAATGTTGTACCATTTCCCAATTTGACTGAAATGGCACCAACATCATACTaggcacacacacacaatacagtTTAATTTCTAGCCGGCAGATGTTTAATCCATGGTATATTGTTAAATTTCTAGCCGGCACACACACAATATTGTTGTATTGTTAACTATGATATGATATGCCAACCCCAAATGGTTGGAACttgtggctttgttgttgttgtatatgcTTATCATTCTGATTTTGACATTGCAGTCATCCTTTGGTTTTGTGGATTATTATGACCGCCGATCAGCTGCACTTGCAATTGTAACACTTAACGGGAGGCAGCTGTAAGTTGGATAATTTAACTTTTGTTGTTACTTTTATCATTTCTAGTAGTGTTTGTCATGGTTACACTGCATACATTTGCAGGTTTGGCCAACCTATTAAGGTTAATTGGGCATATGCCAGTGGTCAAAGAGAGGACACATCAGGTCCAATTTTAGAACAATTATGTTGCAGTGTTTGTGCTGTAGTGCATTTTGGACTGGCTTGTACTATTCTGCAAATCATTGACTTCATGATGACTTCTTATTTTGGCATATATAGGGCAGTACAACATCTTTGTTGGTGATCTTAGTCCCGAGGTCACAGATGCCACTTTGTTTGCATGCTTCTCTGTGTATCAGAGCTGCTCGTAAGCTTTAATGACCTTGCTTTATATAATATCCTTGTGTctgaattttattaatttttatttagtaTTGGTGCCTTTTGTGATTAGATTGTGTAACACCTTAGTAAGTTACTTTTTTTTTCCTGCCTTAATGTTTATGTGAAATTTTATGTACACCTTTGTTATTACATGGACTCATGTTTTGGCCATTTTTATAGAGATGCAAGAGTCATGTGGGACCAAAAAACTGGGCGTTCAAGGGGGTTTGGTTTTGTTTCTTTCCGGAATCAACAGGTCAGTGTTGACAATCATCTGTAGGGTCATcggaattatttaaatatttgcttaaccttttttttttcttattctttctGCAGGATGCTCAAAGTGCCATAAATGACTTGAATGGTAAGTTTCTTGTATGAATTTCTGGTCATACCTTTTCTAGCGAGGTATGAATTAACATATGCCTCAGGCTACCTACTTGAGTCAGGTTTATTTTACTGGTTGCTTTGGACACTAGCAATTTGAGTCTTGTAACTGTTGATTATTGCACATGTTACATATGTTCAGATTAATGGGTATCAATGTGTATATACATTATGATTTATAAAACAAGAAGAGTGCTATGGTTTAAATCATGATATTTGTTTGTCTTCTTTAAGCTCTGATAGTAGAGTTGAATAATCTTATGCTGACATTTCATAGGTAAGTGGCTTGGCAGTCGGCAAATCCGTTGTAACTGGGCTACAAAGGGAGCTAATTCTAATGAAGACAAACAAAATTCAGACTCCAAGAGTGTGGTGGAGCTAACAAATGGATCTGCTGGTGGGTGAAATCTTCAACTTGTGCAATAGCAATGTAGGATACGCTGTTCTTGTATGTTGGGCAATCATGTTTGTAAATCTTCCATTGATGTTGATTTGCTTATTCTCAAAAGCTAACCTGCTTTCTAGTAGGATAGATTGTCGGTTTCCATGAGCAATATTTGTGACTATTTTGAAGCATAGTAGTAGGTTATTACTAAATTGTTTTGCATAACGTCGCACTTCAACATGTTTTTAATTCAGGTGTTTGTCTACCTTAATTGTGGAATGGGCTTTCATTTTTGCTTAAGATTTAATATTACAAAGTTTGTGGTTATGTATATGGAATGTACTTTAAAGGTAAATTACCTTGCAGCACTAGCTTGAGGCCTCATATCCTCTTTAGTCTATACACTTGCTAAAGTGTGGACATCTGGTTTGCCTTCAAAATTTTGGAATATATCCCTAATGCACTTGTAGTTGACCTCTGTCACCTAGTCGTTTGAAATGGATCTCTGGACCGCAAAATGACAAGCTTCTCCCTTGAATTATGACTTTTCATTCCACCTGGCTATGCCACGTGAGAATAATGTGGCAGATTTTTGTGTATATGTGCCATTTTACCTAACTATGTTAAGGGGGTTATGGTCTTTTTTGGACCTTGTTGGAATCATAATGTTAAATCAGATATTATATACTTGATAAAGAACAAAGACGCCGAAACATCTAGCATCTGTAGATAATAGTCTTTTTAACTTTGATCTGTCTAATTTGTGATGATTTCAatttggaagagagagagagagagagagaggggggggggtgttgaTGAAATGAACCTTACTTTTGTACTGTCTCGTCTGCTAATTTTTAATGTCTATTTGGTTGTGGCTTGTTTTTCATTTAGATGGCATATCAGTCTCTTCTAGAaccttcaattttgttaaattagatGCTTAATTGCCTGAGTTAGAGCAATTTCGATTACATGATCACTCAACAAAATAATTGAACATTTGCTAGAATTTTTTTCTGGTATAACAATTTGATTTCTGGGCCACAACTATTTTTTGTTTGCAGATGACGGCCAGGAAAACACAAATGATGATAGTCCAGAGAATAACCCACAATATACAACTGTCTATGTGGGTAACCTTGCACATGAGGTGAAGCTCCACCCTCTCCCTGCCTCCTGTTTTTCTTTCTTGTGAACTATTGTTGCTTGCCAAGCCAATATGTCAGTATTTGTTTTTCGGAAGTTTGAATCTGCTCCCATATCAATATCTAATTCATATGCAACAAGTTACAAACATAGATTAATTTTTTGATAGATATCTTGTTCTTGCTTCAGTTTATTTTACTGGATTTAGCTAATTTTCTTTACAAGTTGCATTGGTTGTTGTCGAGGTCTTATTTTGTTCTGAGTTGTCGAAGTGCGTAAAATGGCAGGTTACACAGGTTGATCTCCACCGCTATTTCCATGCCCTGGGTGCTGGAGTGATTGAGGATGTTCGTATACAACATGATAAAGGGTTTGGTTTTGTGAGATACAGTGACCATTCTGAAGCTGCTTTGGCTATTCAAATGGGGAATGGTCGAATCTTTTGTGGAAAACCAATTAAGGTAAAGTTTGGATTATTTGGTAAACTTACTCAGAATTCTAAAGCTCATTTACTGAGATATATGTCTGGATTTGGCTAGTAAGTGCTTCAGATATTTTATAATCTTTTATGTCATCAGAAGATTCAGAACTATTGGTTGTCTCCAATATTTTGGCTTGATATGGACCTGTTTCAttgcattaattttttttttaatcttcataTTGAGCTACATTCATTTACTATTTGGATGGTATTTATACATAGCTTTTATTGAGAAAACTTGTGCTGATCTTTTCTGCAAGCCTGGGCCCACTGAATGTTGATTTCTTTAGGAGATGAACTTGTATCTACAAGTGTTGAGCTTTACTGTTGTGAAGAAGAATGTTAAACTAAGCTCTCAGCTGGCATGAGATGTATTTAATGATTAACTTGCAACCCAGATTACCTGCCTATTCATTGGCCAACTAGACTTGTGACTCAGCTGACCTGCCTCCTTATTTGACGAATGACCATAAATCTTCTGTTGGATGTATCTTCTGTGTATGCCATATAATGAATTCAAAAGTCATCGTCTGTGTAGATTGTATAGTGAATGAAAGAAGGAAAAAGGCACTGGGTACTTGCAGTTGCCAGTGTTTGGAACAAATATGGCAGAAACATGTGTATTTTGAGGTGTCCATGCTTTATAGCCTCCAAGTATCTTGTTCCGCACACACCGTAACGTCCAAACAATGCATTACACACGATCATCAAAACCTTCACTCGTAGCCATAATGAAGATGAGGAACGTTGAATGCTTTAATCTTGATTGCTACTTTGGTATGTGAATTTCATGTGTTTTTTGCACAACCATTGGAACTCTTGTTTTGCTAGACCAATAAAATTTTGTAATCGAATTGAACTTTGTGTTTATTCCTTCGATCCAAAGGATACTTTTTGCAATTTTACTACAGATATACATATGTTGAGTACTTAGTGCATTTATTTGCTTCTGTTGCAGTGTTCTTGGGGCAGCAAACCAACGCCACTTGGGACGGCCTCAACACCGCTGCCTCCACCCACAGCTGCTCCATTCCCCGAACTCTCCGCAACTGACCTCCTTGGTCACGATGGCTCTTTGGTGTTGAGCAAGATGGGCGGCAACCAGGCATTGATGCATGCTCAGGGTCAGGTTGCTCTCAAGCAAGCTGCACTGGGAATGGCTGCTGGTGCCAGCCAGGCTATCTACGATGG
The window above is part of the Musa acuminata AAA Group cultivar baxijiao chromosome BXJ2-6, Cavendish_Baxijiao_AAA, whole genome shotgun sequence genome. Proteins encoded here:
- the LOC103987571 gene encoding oligouridylate-binding protein 1; this translates as MQQLRLKQQQQALMQQALLLQQQQQSLYPHPGLLAAPQIEPILSGNLPPGFDPSTCRSVYVGNVHLQVTEPLLQEVFQSTGLVEGCKLIRKEKSSFGFVDYYDRRSAALAIVTLNGRQLFGQPIKVNWAYASGQREDTSGQYNIFVGDLSPEVTDATLFACFSVYQSCSDARVMWDQKTGRSRGFGFVSFRNQQDAQSAINDLNGKWLGSRQIRCNWATKGANSNEDKQNSDSKSVVELTNGSADDGQENTNDDSPENNPQYTTVYVGNLAHEVTQVDLHRYFHALGAGVIEDVRIQHDKGFGFVRYSDHSEAALAIQMGNGRIFCGKPIKCSWGSKPTPLGTASTPLPPPTAAPFPELSATDLLGHDGSLVLSKMGGNQALMHAQGQVALKQAALGMAAGASQAIYDGGFQNISAAQQFMYY